The sequence below is a genomic window from Escherichia marmotae.
TAGTGCGACTCCAGGCATTGTAAAACAAGGCCTTGTTCATCCATTCAAAGTCGAAGGCGAGGGTGATGGCTTCCCTAACCCGGCGATCGTTGAATACCGGGCGCTGAATATTAAACGCCAGCCAGCGTGTATCCTGGGCTGATTCGTTCTTTTGCTCATCTTTGATAATGTATTTTTTGTCGAAATTTTTACCGGTATAGCGCGTGGCCCAGTTTTTGGCGTCGTTTTCCATGCGCAAATCAAAGGCACCAGCTTTAAATGCTTCAAAAGCGACGTTATCGTCAAGGTAATAATCGTAGCGAATGGTGTCGAAATTCCAGCGTCCACGGTTTACCGGTAAGTTTGCCGCCCAGTAATCTTTCACGCGGGAATAGACAATATTTTGCCCCATTTTCCAGGCCGTAATGCGATACGGACCACTGGCAAGTGGAGGCGTAGCGAGCGGGTCGCTCAGTTTGTGACCCTTCCAGTATTTTTCTGGAAATACCGGCAGTGAAAACAGGCTAAGCATATCTTCTTTGCCGGGTTTAGCTAATTCGATGCGCACGGTTAACGGCGCAATGGCTTTAACTGTGGTGCCTTTGTATACCAGGCGAAATTGCGGCACGCCTTCAGTCATAAACTTTTGAAAAGTGAACTCAACATCGCGGGCAGTAATGGGCGAACCATCATGAAAACGGGCGCGCGGATTAATAGCAACTTCAACCCAGGAATAATCGTCGGCATAGCGCGCGCTTTCGGCAATTAGCGGGTAATAACTGCCCGGCTCGTCATCGGAGGTGGTAAATAGTGTGTCGTACAACTGCTCGGTACGTGCACCGGGGTTTCCGCGTAGTGCATAGCGGTTGAAATTATCGAAGGTGCCAATGGAGGATAACGTTATCTGCCCGCCTTTTGGCGCGGCAGGATTAACATAATCAAAATTGTTGAAATTAAAGGCATATCTGGGTTCTCCCAGTACTGCAAAGGCATAGCTTTCCTTAATAGCCTGCGCCTGCACACCGAAGGTGAACAGGGTGATAAACACCAGCAGTATGCGCACAATCATCTGCAATGGATTTCCTTTTACTCATCATTAGCCGCAATCCGGCATGCTTTCTCTATGAATAATAAGGGACACAAGCACTCCTTACCACTGCGGCGTATGCGGTTTCTCCAACCAGCGGATAAAATCATCCAACGGCAGAGGGCGACTAATCCAGTAACCTTGCAGGAAATTAACACCACGTTCGCGTAACCAGCGTGCCTGTTCCGGCGTTTCAACCCCTTCAGCAACTGTCAGCATATTGAGACGCTTCGCCAGCGTCAGCACCGCGTCAAGCACTGGTGAGGTGACCGTTTCCGTACCTATGGCATTGATGAAACCGCGGTCAATTTTCAGGTAATCGAGCGTGAAACGTTCCAAATAGATAAGCGCGCTGTGTCCGGTGCCGAAGTCATCAATGGCAATTTCCACGCCGACAGAATGCAGCCATGCGAAGAGTTGTGACGCTTCATGTTCTTTCAGCATATCGCGCTCGGTAATTTCCAGCACAATCTGGAAATGGTGAGCGGGCAGGGAGGCAAGCAGTCGATGTATATCGGCTTTAAAGCTCTCGTTGTGCAAATGGTCCGGCGCAATGTTAATACCAAACTTTACGCCCACCGGCAGTACGTTGTGTAATTCTGCCGCGTCACGAGCAATCAGCTCAAACAGGTGCTGGGTCAGTGGCACAATCATCTTTTGCGATTCGGCATAATGAATGAAGGCATCCGGGGGGATTTCACCCACTACCGGATGACGCCAGCGCAGTAACACTTCCAGACCCGTTACCCGCAGTGTTTGTGCATCAACCACCGGTTGATACACCACGTAAAACTGCTCACGCTTGATGGCCATCATAATCTCTCTGCCAGGGCGCATACGCACGCTCATCAGGTAATAGCAGAGCAGGCCAACGACAGTTCCACTCATTCCACCCAGTAAAAACGCGTACCACACATCACTCCATGTCCAGTCGTTAGCATAAAGTCGAACAGTCAGCGGAATGCCTGCGATTTTGGTTTCACGTACCGGCGTGCCGGTTAACTCGCGGACGTTCATCAAATGCGGCGTAAAGGTCGATATCGCAGTATTACCAATAATGAGTGCGATACCATCGAAATCTTGCTGGTGAGAGCTATAGAGAAGATACGGCGTCAGGTTCAGGTTCAATGCTGCAAAAACGCCGCTATTTTTTAATAAAGGATTGCGATACCAGATGACGATCGTGGGTTTGTTGGGCACCATCGGTGTGCCAGGCAACATTGCCATATCAATATTTTTACTAATGTCGAGCGCCGGAATCAGTTCATTGAGCGGAATGTCCATCTCACCAGTCGCAGAAGAACAGAAACTCTTTTTATCCTTTACCAGCACAAACGTTCGTACATTCATACTGAATGCCGCACGTGCAGTCAGTTCAGGGTTGGCTTGCTGACAGGTATCTAAGGTGAGTGGCTGGAGGTGATCAGTAGTGGACTTCAGCTCGGTGAAATAGGTGTCGAGATATTTTTGTACGTCGGTAATCAAGGTGTCATATTTGACTTCATGTTTATGCCAGGCCACTAAAAACTGAAGGCAACTGACAAGTATCGCGATCATCACGCCCGCAATAATGCAGGTAAGTAGGATCTTACGTCCGGAAGAGGGAGCGCGTATGAACATAGTTCCGTTAATATTCCTGAGATTACGATAACGCTGAAGTAGAAGAGAATGACGGGACTATAGCCTGGATCAAGGCATGGAAACATCATTTTCTATAATGGATGAAAATAAAAAAGCACTGCTTAAGCAGTGCCTTCAGTTAACTCGTCAGGATAGCCAAGGGATTGCATCCAAACGGTTTATTAGCTGCGACTAAGAACCCGACGTGCTTCGTTGTAACGCTTTTTCCAGTACGGCTCATTCATGCTGGAAATAATAACACCACTGCTGGTGGAAGCATGAACGAACTGATTATTGCCGATATAAATACCGACATGGCGTCCCGTTGAACCGGCACGGAACAGAACTAAGTCACCTGTACGCAAATTACTGCGGGAAACTGACTTGCCCATTTCCTGTTGTTCATAAGTTGAACGAGGGAGTTCTAAGCCAAATTGTTCGCGGAATGTACGCTGTACGAAACCAGAACAATCGATACCTTTTTTGGTGCTGCCGCCCAGACGATAACGCACGCCTTTCCAGTCAGCATACTGATCCATAATTCGCGATTTTACGTCGACATTACGAACCAGGTTTTCAAATTCATCCTGAGAAGCTTGCAGTGATGATGTTTCACTACCCACTGCACGTGTCTCAGGATGCATATTCTTTGCGGTGTTGTTTGCACTACATGCAGAAAGCAGAACCGCTACTGCAATCGCGGGAATGCCGCGCAAGATATATCTCAAAATCGGTTGAGATTTGACCATGTTGTTTGTTTTCCCTTGAAGTCCTTAACGACAAATATCGTTATAAAAAAATGCCAAGCGAGACGAGACTAATTACCTGGGCATGTTGAAACAATTCCCTAAGGCCAAATCTGTGGACTAACGCACAAAATTATATGCTGTGAGGATAATTTACCGCCGAGGCAAAACGAGTTCGAGATTACCCGATTGGCGTGGTCTTGGCGAGGGGTTTTACATGATTTTTTATAAGAAAAAGTGATACAGAAAGTTAATAACTGGGATTGGTCAATTAAAGAACGATTGAGCAAAAAGCATGCAATCCATTCATTTAGTTAGAGAATGACTATTTTACTCGATGAACGAAAGCAACGCAGTGCATCATCAGGATTATCCGGTCTATGAAAATAAACCTGATGATGTTAATTACTGTGAGTTATTTGTTTTAGGAATGTTTTCTTTTTCCTGGCAATGATTTGTCAAAGAAGGTGATTAATCGATCACTTAATGGCGTCATCAACCACCAGGGCAAACCAATCAATATCACAGTCAGGGAACCGACAATGATATCGGTAAAACAGTGTGCGCCAATCATCACTCTGGGAAATGCAAATACCACAAAAATAATAAGGGCGATGACGCCTGCGACTTTTCCGAAATAACGCCACATGAATGCAGAAAAAATAAGCAACATCATGCCATGATCGCCAGGAAAACTATCTCGCGAGGCATCTTTTGTTGGCACAGATAACAGTTCGCTGACGCGGTTAATATTCGCAAATGTTAATGTCGGGCTGGCTCGCTTTACCGGAATTAATGCCTGGCCCAACTGGTTTAATACCACTGCGGTTAACAGCATGACGAGACCGATAATCATGATATGGCGTCTGCCGGAGGCGCTTTCTTTCAGCCAGAAACTCAGCATCAGCAGTCCCATTGCCAGCAGTGAACAGCCGTCAAAAGCGCGATTATTGGTCAATGCGACCAGCCATAAAAAAGCCTTGCTTTCGACCAGTTTCTGATTAAAAAAATAGAAAATATCCGCGTCAATCGGCAACCAGAATCCATGATTGACGGGAATGTACCAGGAAAGAAACAGCGCGAGGCCGACAACGTTTAACAACGCTATTTGCGGCAAATTTTTAATCATATTTTCTCTAATCATCTTACTGAAAAACGCAAGCAACCTTACGCGTTGGTCACTAAACGAAGCTTCAACAGCGCGCTCTGTAAGGCATTCCAGTCAGTTTCGCTGCTGGAAATCAGCTCAACGCGACTGTCCGGTGGTGCCACGTTTTGCGTTTCAATGTGCAAGTCATCGCCCTGACGGTTGATTCGCACCAGTCCTTCAGGAATACGCATCACGCCTTTCACGCGTTCCACTGGTGCAAGCCGCGCCCATTCCAGAATGCCAACGGTGTCGAACACCGTATCAGCATCGAATATCCAACCGCAGGCCTGATGCCCTTGTCCGCTGTTGAGACTGCGACGCCAGCGTTGATGCTCTGGCAGGCTTAACGCGGCTAACCCTTTTTTCACGGTGTGCTGATGTGAATGGGCGGCGCTGGCGGGTAATTTGATTAAATTGCGACGGGGTAAATCCAGAAGATGACCATCAATTTGCCCATGTTCGCTGTGAATTAATTGCCGATCGCCACCATTTTGTTGCCACCAGCGTTGCAACGCTTGCTCGCTTTCGGACGTCGCTCGGTCGGATTTATTGGCGACAATAATGTCTGCGGCAGCCAACTGGTCACGGAAATTTTCATTATTGACGCTTTTTTCATCCAGCAGCAGGCGAGGATCGAGAATACATAACGTGGCGCGCAGATCGATCCACGGTTCATAAACCGGAGCGGTTAACAGATCGAGGATCTGTTTTGGATGGCCCAGCCCTGTAGGCTCTATCAGCAAGCGGTCTGGTTTTCCCTGGCGCAGTAAGGTATTCAGCCCCACCTGCATCGGTAAGCCATTAACGCAGCACATGCAGCCGCCGGGGATCTCTTTTAGTAATGCACCGCTGTCAGCGAGCAAAGCACCATCTATCCCGACTTCACCAAATTCATTAACCAGCACCGCCCATTTTTCTTGCGGATCTTTGTGGGCTAATAGATGAAGAATTGACGTCGTTTTCCCGCTGCCGAGAAAACCGGTGATGAGGTTGGTCCTGGTCACAACGGCTCCGCAATAATCAGATTAGTTAACTGTGCGTTAATCCTGGCTAAAAAAGCTGGAAAAGAGAAGGAGCGGACGAAGCATGCCTCCGTCCACCTTAACCGCAGAAATCGTTAAATTTTGAGGGTATTTAACAGTGCCTGATGCGCTCCAAACTGCGCTATTTGTTGCCAGGCATTTTTGATTGTCTGCACAAAATGCGGGTTATTGGGCAGGTCATCACCGAAAACTTCACGCAGAGAAAGCAGGGCGCTAACGCGTTGTTCACTGCTACTTTCCGCAACCAGATCGCGAATTTTATCGCTGAGCGGATCGCGAACATCAATGGCATTTCCGGCATCATCAACGCCGCTCACATAGCGCATCCAGCCTGCGACTCCTAACGCCAGTAACGGCCAGTTTGTTTCGCGCGCCAGATGAATGCGAATGCTCGCCAGCATGCGTTGCGGTAATTTCTGACTGCCATCCATCGCGATTTGCCAGGTTTTATGTTTCAGTGCGGGATTGGCAAAACGTTCAATTAACTTATCCGCATATTGCGTCAAATCGACATTTTTAATCCGTAGCGTCGGCGCTTGCTCATCCAGCATTAACGTTCTGGCGGCATGGCGAAATGCGCGGTCATGCATGCAATCACTGATATGGGCAAACCCTGCGAGATAACCCAGATAAGCGAGAAAAGAGTGGCTGCCATTAAGCATGCGCAGTTTCATCTCCTCCCAGGGCAAAACATCATCCACCAGTTGTACACCTGCGACTT
It includes:
- a CDS encoding extracellular solute-binding protein, with protein sequence MIVRILLVFITLFTFGVQAQAIKESYAFAVLGEPRYAFNFNNFDYVNPAAPKGGQITLSSIGTFDNFNRYALRGNPGARTEQLYDTLFTTSDDEPGSYYPLIAESARYADDYSWVEVAINPRARFHDGSPITARDVEFTFQKFMTEGVPQFRLVYKGTTVKAIAPLTVRIELAKPGKEDMLSLFSLPVFPEKYWKGHKLSDPLATPPLASGPYRITAWKMGQNIVYSRVKDYWAANLPVNRGRWNFDTIRYDYYLDDNVAFEAFKAGAFDLRMENDAKNWATRYTGKNFDKKYIIKDEQKNESAQDTRWLAFNIQRPVFNDRRVREAITLAFDFEWMNKALFYNAWSRTNSYFQNTEYAARNYPDAAELVLLAPMKKDLPPEVFTQIYQPPESKGDGYDRDNLLKADKLLNEAGWVLKGQQRVNATTGQLLSFELLLPASSNSQWVLPFQHSLQRLGINMDIRKVDNSQITNRMRSRDYDMMPRVWRAMPWPSSDLQISWSSEYINSTYNAPGVQSPVIDSLINQIIAAQGNKEKLLPLGRALDRVLTWNYYMLPMWYMAEDRLAWWDKFSRPAVRPVYSLGIDTWWYDVNKAAKLPSARQQGE
- a CDS encoding cyclic di-GMP phosphodiesterase, whose product is MFIRAPSSGRKILLTCIIAGVMIAILVSCLQFLVAWHKHEVKYDTLITDVQKYLDTYFTELKSTTDHLQPLTLDTCQQANPELTARAAFSMNVRTFVLVKDKKSFCSSATGEMDIPLNELIPALDISKNIDMAMLPGTPMVPNKPTIVIWYRNPLLKNSGVFAALNLNLTPYLLYSSHQQDFDGIALIIGNTAISTFTPHLMNVRELTGTPVRETKIAGIPLTVRLYANDWTWSDVWYAFLLGGMSGTVVGLLCYYLMSVRMRPGREIMMAIKREQFYVVYQPVVDAQTLRVTGLEVLLRWRHPVVGEIPPDAFIHYAESQKMIVPLTQHLFELIARDAAELHNVLPVGVKFGINIAPDHLHNESFKADIHRLLASLPAHHFQIVLEITERDMLKEHEASQLFAWLHSVGVEIAIDDFGTGHSALIYLERFTLDYLKIDRGFINAIGTETVTSPVLDAVLTLAKRLNMLTVAEGVETPEQARWLRERGVNFLQGYWISRPLPLDDFIRWLEKPHTPQW
- the mepS gene encoding bifunctional murein DD-endopeptidase/murein LD-carboxypeptidase encodes the protein MVKSQPILRYILRGIPAIAVAVLLSACSANNTAKNMHPETRAVGSETSSLQASQDEFENLVRNVDVKSRIMDQYADWKGVRYRLGGSTKKGIDCSGFVQRTFREQFGLELPRSTYEQQEMGKSVSRSNLRTGDLVLFRAGSTGRHVGIYIGNNQFVHASTSSGVIISSMNEPYWKKRYNEARRVLSRS
- a CDS encoding phosphatase PAP2 family protein, with amino-acid sequence MIKNLPQIALLNVVGLALFLSWYIPVNHGFWLPIDADIFYFFNQKLVESKAFLWLVALTNNRAFDGCSLLAMGLLMLSFWLKESASGRRHIMIIGLVMLLTAVVLNQLGQALIPVKRASPTLTFANINRVSELLSVPTKDASRDSFPGDHGMMLLIFSAFMWRYFGKVAGVIALIIFVVFAFPRVMIGAHCFTDIIVGSLTVILIGLPWWLMTPLSDRLITFFDKSLPGKRKHS
- the yeiR gene encoding zinc-binding GTPase YeiR; translated protein: MTRTNLITGFLGSGKTTSILHLLAHKDPQEKWAVLVNEFGEVGIDGALLADSGALLKEIPGGCMCCVNGLPMQVGLNTLLRQGKPDRLLIEPTGLGHPKQILDLLTAPVYEPWIDLRATLCILDPRLLLDEKSVNNENFRDQLAAADIIVANKSDRATSESEQALQRWWQQNGGDRQLIHSEHGQIDGHLLDLPRRNLIKLPASAAHSHQHTVKKGLAALSLPEHQRWRRSLNSGQGHQACGWIFDADTVFDTVGILEWARLAPVERVKGVMRIPEGLVRINRQGDDLHIETQNVAPPDSRVELISSSETDWNALQSALLKLRLVTNA